In one window of Cellulophaga sp. HaHa_2_95 DNA:
- a CDS encoding translocation/assembly module TamB, with product MGKKQKGILKRILKVFAVLLLLFISIILFIRSQWGQDIIVTKVVNYVSKKTNTTVEIDRLFLTFSGNLYLEGLYLEDVKGDTLIYSKSLEANVPLSPLVFGSDMELKSLIWDGVKANISRGDKVENFNFNFLIDAFAATDTVTTTQESAPLAFTIGEVALSNFDVRYTDKFLGIESAIKLGKLQVDIDEMALETMKFKLENVVLYDTDITYKQTKTFPEAEDSTATQLPYIAVENFKLEQVTAHYKSIPDQLTSSVKIGQFNLDLETADLTNNIFIVNELKLNNSTISLQTENKKSTTPITEKTDTNSTKFAWPNYIVQVAKIDLNHNTINLKVGQPTPTSGEFNPSDIAISNLNFTTENLSYKEEQVKLSLKTFSFKEKSGFQLRNLAFNTSLNTTSTVVSDLELKTNGSTINGDASIKYNSIQELLEAPENSSIAVSFPEFILHLDDAYYFQPDLAQNEAIKKAASKPFTGNLIASGSLLTLAPSVKLNWGEHTQLSAKGELYNLMNPDALSFDFKTLKATSIKEDILSFISETDLGISIPKTIQLDAIAIGSTEHIKGNIALKIPEGTAKILGEFSAKNSMSFSGTLSLDNLRLDQLLKNNELGGISMTMDFKGSGNSLNSLNADLTTNFTQLDFKDYDFSNLNLSGKIVKGKGVINADFKDQNLNLEANAPIHLDSINSNLKLNLNLIGADLYALGITQENIKVGTKLNAQFSGNLTDFKLNTSVLETVAVYDNEQYHMDAIDLKAIINTNSSNVSIDSDFLTGKVNSNGSPEMVYSALQKQFEAYFTDSTAIDTTTNPIVLSMNLAFKPTPILTEVFLKDVDKLDTITMKANFDASSKKLNAVLFIPSASYNGSTIDSLSVLIEGDATDLNFKTALSALSSDPILIKKTVFEGTVKNNALLTEFTSFDDGTTLAHIATEVRFSKDTTKLHINPSGLIFNRKNWTIPENNTIAIGENILNFKNIRFTKENQELSLSNTIEGIDNKHFGITFNNFKLQTFLSLLNPDEALASGNINGSFVIENPFEASGIIADFKINELKALQNPLGNLKLKATSTSNAAYDFDLSLKDGGIDLDLTGDYTAAKSGAQLNLDLELNKVSLKNIEAFSRGAITNSEGFISGSAKVRGTTTNPEYEGVFNFKDAAFNVAELNSVFKITDEKLKINTTGLYLDNFEINDSKANSFVLNGTVLTDDFTNPSFDLSLKADAFQVINSTKEDNELFYGQASMDADVKINGSLNLPVVTGSLKVRKITDITYVVPESQLDVEERDGVVIFVNQENPDAILTRNDEEETSSLFKGYKVNTVLEIADDAIFNVIIDKKTGDNLQVSGDAALNFSMASNGTMSLSGRYELKDGHYETSLYNLVKRKFDIKPGSTITWLGSPTDAKLDVTAIYSVEASASPLMSSVTSSEDASVTAKYQQVLPFMVYLNVDGQLLTPEISFNLDMPEDAQGSLSGAVYSQVQQLNDQESELNKQVFSLLTLNRFFPTAGSDGSSGGTATIARNNVNKVLSGQLNTFSNKLLGNTGFDLDFDLDSFTDYQGDSPQDRTQLNINAQKKLFDNRLIVTAGSAVDVEGSAQAGQSETPIIGNVSLEYLLSEDGRYRLKGFRKNEYQNVIDGQLIVTGVALIFNREFNSFSELFNPLKKDTEEKKITKE from the coding sequence ATGGGAAAGAAACAAAAAGGAATTCTGAAGCGAATACTCAAAGTTTTTGCTGTACTTCTTCTGCTTTTTATAAGTATCATACTATTTATAAGAAGCCAGTGGGGACAAGATATTATCGTTACTAAAGTTGTCAATTATGTTTCTAAGAAAACCAACACGACCGTAGAAATAGATCGGCTATTCCTGACCTTTTCAGGAAATCTTTATTTAGAAGGACTCTACCTCGAGGATGTCAAAGGAGACACCCTCATCTACTCCAAGAGCTTAGAAGCTAACGTACCTTTATCACCTCTAGTTTTCGGCAGTGACATGGAACTAAAATCGTTAATTTGGGATGGCGTAAAAGCGAATATTAGTAGAGGAGATAAGGTTGAAAACTTTAATTTCAATTTCTTAATTGATGCTTTCGCGGCAACAGATACCGTCACAACAACACAAGAATCTGCCCCTCTAGCTTTTACAATTGGAGAAGTTGCTCTTTCCAATTTTGATGTACGTTACACTGATAAGTTTTTAGGCATCGAAAGCGCCATTAAATTAGGAAAACTCCAAGTAGATATCGATGAAATGGCATTAGAAACCATGAAGTTTAAGCTAGAAAATGTAGTCCTATACGATACCGATATCACCTATAAACAGACGAAAACATTTCCTGAAGCTGAAGATAGCACAGCTACACAACTACCCTACATTGCTGTTGAGAATTTTAAACTAGAACAAGTAACTGCCCATTATAAATCTATTCCAGATCAGCTCACTAGCAGTGTTAAAATTGGACAATTTAACCTAGATTTAGAGACCGCAGATTTAACAAACAACATATTTATTGTCAATGAATTAAAGTTAAACAATTCAACTATTAGTTTACAAACAGAAAACAAAAAATCTACCACTCCAATTACAGAAAAAACCGATACAAATAGCACGAAATTCGCATGGCCCAACTACATCGTTCAGGTGGCTAAAATAGATCTCAATCACAATACTATAAACTTGAAGGTGGGACAACCAACACCTACCTCAGGAGAATTTAACCCAAGTGACATCGCAATTTCTAATCTGAATTTTACTACTGAAAACCTTAGCTACAAAGAGGAACAAGTGAAGCTGTCTTTAAAAACTTTTTCCTTTAAAGAAAAAAGTGGTTTTCAATTAAGAAATTTAGCTTTTAATACCAGTTTAAATACTACTTCTACTGTGGTCTCAGATCTAGAACTAAAAACAAATGGGAGTACCATTAATGGTGATGCATCTATCAAATACAATTCCATACAAGAATTACTAGAGGCACCCGAAAATTCATCTATCGCTGTATCATTCCCTGAATTTATTCTACATCTTGATGACGCCTATTACTTTCAACCCGATTTAGCTCAAAACGAGGCTATCAAAAAAGCCGCTTCAAAACCATTTACAGGGAATTTAATTGCTTCAGGGTCACTTTTAACACTTGCTCCTTCCGTCAAACTTAATTGGGGAGAACACACGCAATTAAGTGCCAAAGGAGAGCTTTACAACCTGATGAATCCAGATGCCTTATCTTTTGATTTCAAAACACTTAAAGCTACGTCTATTAAGGAAGACATTCTTTCTTTTATTTCAGAAACAGATTTAGGCATATCTATTCCGAAAACCATACAATTAGACGCTATTGCTATCGGCTCTACAGAGCACATAAAGGGAAACATAGCGCTAAAAATTCCCGAAGGAACTGCAAAAATTCTAGGTGAGTTTAGCGCCAAAAATTCAATGTCCTTTTCAGGTACATTAAGTCTGGACAACTTAAGATTAGATCAGCTACTAAAAAATAACGAATTAGGTGGCATTTCCATGACTATGGACTTCAAAGGTAGTGGCAATAGTTTAAATAGCTTAAATGCTGATCTAACAACTAACTTCACACAATTAGATTTCAAAGATTATGATTTTTCTAACCTAAACCTATCCGGTAAAATCGTGAAAGGAAAGGGCGTTATTAACGCCGACTTTAAGGATCAAAATTTAAACCTTGAAGCAAATGCGCCAATTCATCTAGACTCCATCAATTCAAACCTAAAATTGAATCTAAACCTTATAGGTGCCGATTTGTATGCTTTAGGAATCACCCAAGAAAACATTAAAGTGGGTACCAAATTGAATGCGCAGTTCAGCGGAAACCTTACAGATTTTAAATTGAACACCTCTGTTTTAGAAACCGTCGCAGTGTATGACAACGAACAATATCATATGGATGCGATAGACCTAAAAGCAATCATAAACACCAATAGCTCTAATGTAAGTATTGATAGTGATTTCCTAACAGGAAAAGTAAATTCTAACGGTTCGCCAGAAATGGTGTATTCCGCATTACAAAAGCAGTTTGAAGCATATTTTACGGATAGCACAGCCATAGATACTACAACCAACCCTATTGTTCTTTCTATGAATCTAGCTTTTAAGCCTACTCCTATTCTCACTGAAGTGTTTTTAAAAGATGTAGATAAATTAGATACCATTACTATGAAGGCTAATTTTGACGCTAGCTCTAAGAAGCTAAATGCTGTATTGTTTATACCTTCCGCAAGTTACAATGGCAGCACTATTGATAGCCTTAGCGTTTTAATAGAGGGCGATGCTACAGACTTAAATTTTAAAACAGCGCTTAGCGCCCTATCTTCCGATCCTATCTTAATTAAAAAAACGGTATTTGAAGGAACTGTAAAAAACAATGCCCTGCTTACTGAATTTACATCTTTTGATGATGGTACGACCTTAGCTCATATCGCCACAGAAGTAAGATTCTCAAAAGATACTACTAAGCTTCATATTAATCCTTCTGGGCTAATTTTTAATAGAAAGAATTGGACTATTCCTGAGAATAACACCATAGCTATTGGTGAAAATATTTTGAATTTTAAAAACATAAGATTCACCAAAGAAAATCAAGAATTAAGTTTAAGTAATACTATTGAAGGAATTGATAATAAACATTTTGGAATTACATTCAATAATTTCAAACTACAAACGTTCTTAAGCCTTTTAAACCCCGACGAAGCTTTAGCTTCAGGGAACATAAATGGTAGTTTTGTCATTGAGAATCCGTTTGAAGCTAGTGGAATTATAGCTGATTTTAAAATTAATGAACTTAAAGCCCTTCAAAATCCGTTAGGAAATCTTAAACTCAAAGCTACATCAACCAGTAATGCTGCTTATGATTTTGATTTATCGCTAAAAGATGGTGGTATAGATTTAGACCTTACTGGAGATTATACCGCAGCAAAGAGTGGCGCCCAACTTAACTTAGACCTAGAGCTAAACAAAGTATCTCTTAAAAACATTGAAGCATTTTCAAGGGGAGCTATTACCAATTCGGAGGGTTTTATTTCTGGTAGCGCCAAAGTACGCGGAACAACTACCAACCCGGAATATGAAGGAGTTTTTAATTTTAAGGATGCCGCCTTTAATGTTGCCGAGCTAAATTCAGTTTTTAAAATCACCGATGAAAAGCTAAAAATAAATACTACAGGTTTGTATTTAGATAATTTTGAAATCAACGATTCTAAAGCCAATAGTTTTGTATTAAACGGTACTGTTCTGACAGATGATTTTACAAATCCATCATTTGATCTGAGTTTAAAAGCAGATGCGTTTCAAGTTATAAACTCCACCAAGGAAGATAATGAATTATTTTATGGCCAAGCCAGTATGGATGCAGATGTGAAGATCAATGGATCTTTAAATCTTCCTGTTGTAACCGGCTCCCTTAAAGTTAGAAAAATTACTGATATAACGTATGTAGTACCAGAATCGCAATTAGATGTAGAAGAACGAGATGGTGTTGTTATTTTTGTCAATCAGGAAAATCCAGATGCCATTCTTACAAGAAATGACGAGGAAGAGACTTCTTCCTTGTTTAAAGGTTACAAAGTAAATACCGTTCTGGAAATTGCTGACGATGCCATCTTCAATGTCATTATTGATAAAAAAACAGGAGATAATCTTCAAGTTTCTGGTGATGCTGCTTTAAATTTTAGCATGGCCTCTAATGGTACTATGAGTTTATCGGGTAGGTACGAGTTAAAAGATGGTCATTACGAAACAAGCCTGTATAATTTAGTAAAACGAAAATTTGATATTAAACCCGGTAGTACCATTACTTGGTTAGGGAGCCCTACTGATGCAAAACTGGATGTTACTGCCATTTATAGTGTAGAAGCGTCAGCAAGCCCTTTAATGTCTAGCGTAACCTCTAGTGAAGACGCTAGTGTTACCGCAAAATACCAACAAGTACTTCCATTTATGGTGTATTTAAATGTAGATGGGCAATTGCTAACACCAGAGATTTCTTTTAATTTAGACATGCCAGAAGATGCGCAAGGTTCGCTAAGTGGTGCTGTATACAGCCAAGTACAACAGCTTAACGACCAAGAATCTGAATTAAACAAACAAGTATTCTCGTTACTAACCTTAAATAGATTTTTCCCTACTGCAGGAAGTGACGGTAGTAGCGGTGGTACAGCTACCATTGCACGTAACAATGTAAATAAGGTGCTTTCAGGACAACTAAACACCTTTTCTAATAAACTCCTAGGGAATACAGGTTTTGACCTAGATTTTGATTTGGATAGTTTCACTGATTATCAAGGTGATAGTCCCCAAGATAGGACCCAATTAAATATCAACGCTCAGAAAAAACTTTTTGATAATAGACTAATTGTAACCGCAGGAAGTGCCGTAGATGTAGAAGGTAGCGCCCAAGCAGGACAAAGTGAGACGCCAATTATTGGTAATGTAAGCTTAGAATACTTACTGTCTGAAGACGGTAGATACCGATTAAAGGGGTTTCGTAAAAATGAATATCAGAATGTAATTGACGGGCAGCTTATTGTTACAGGAGTCGCTTTAATCTTTAATAGAGAGTTTAACAGTTTTAGTGAGCTATTCAATCCTTTGAAAAAAGATACGGAAGAAAAGAAAATTACAAAAGAATAA
- a CDS encoding BamA/TamA family outer membrane protein, with the protein MKKNARYRSLFILILTLVVYSCGVSKFIPEDEVLYAGSEIQIETEEDTVKINQVAEELNTLIPQEPNTKILGMRLGLYYHFKAEQEKPGFLNKWLNKKIGEEPIYLSDVDPQRVEKLILNRLDNRGFFNSRVTSQIDKTPKTATITYTTKLPRPYRLEKFDLQKDSLPIYSEIQDILANTPIKSGNRFDLELMKFERERIDNQLKQRGYYNFNADFLIFEADTNSYDTPKFDLLLRLKKNTPSKSIIPYTIDSMTVFPKYTVGDTTSVAYNSIVNGINFIQEEEFFKPKQLQPYILFEKGQKYNANTARLTSNRLSSIGSYKYVNIQFKEKDTIAGSDGSGALDMDIFLSPLTKRSVRAELQGVTKSNGFAGPGISVSYNNRNVFGAGETLSITGSFSYETQLSGGSNTGLSSISGGLKTDLIIPRLVPFSPSRFKYNVPKTKISLGVDFLDRSQLYTLTSFNTSYGYTWNANKYVYHELNPISINYVNLANTTDEFDQILDDNPYLKSSFEQQFIAGLNYKFTYNELVDENKSHPIYFATSLDIAGNALNLLNGGKETAFGLDYAQYAKMDVDFRYYLRWKNEQTFITRLYAGLGVPYGNSSTLPFVKQFFSGGPYSVRAFQIRSLGPGTFVAEDDDDSSYFDQSGNIQLEGNLEYRFPIFSYLKGALFADVGNVWLTYEPEISEDETDEGIALIERLKTQGKFDKDWIKELGAGVGFGLRVDIQSFVIRLDLASPIRVPYLPEGERSRIPFFDGGDDNLMFNFAIGYPF; encoded by the coding sequence TTGAAAAAAAACGCAAGATATCGCTCCTTATTCATCCTAATACTCACCCTAGTAGTATACTCTTGTGGGGTTTCGAAATTTATACCAGAAGACGAAGTTTTATATGCAGGTTCAGAGATACAAATAGAAACAGAAGAGGATACTGTAAAAATTAATCAAGTAGCTGAAGAATTAAATACATTAATTCCTCAAGAACCTAATACCAAGATATTAGGAATGCGACTTGGTTTATACTATCACTTTAAGGCTGAACAAGAAAAGCCAGGCTTCTTAAACAAATGGTTGAATAAAAAAATTGGTGAAGAACCTATTTATCTTTCTGATGTTGATCCGCAACGCGTAGAAAAATTAATTTTAAACAGATTAGATAATAGAGGATTTTTCAATAGTAGGGTCACTTCACAAATAGACAAAACTCCCAAAACAGCTACTATTACTTATACAACAAAACTACCACGCCCTTATCGCCTAGAGAAATTTGACCTTCAAAAAGACTCGCTCCCTATTTATTCTGAAATTCAAGATATTTTAGCCAATACTCCCATAAAATCTGGAAATAGATTTGATTTGGAGTTAATGAAATTTGAACGCGAACGTATCGATAATCAACTCAAGCAACGTGGTTATTATAATTTTAATGCCGATTTTCTAATTTTTGAAGCGGACACTAATAGTTATGACACCCCTAAATTTGATTTATTACTCCGCTTAAAAAAGAATACTCCTTCAAAGTCTATTATACCTTATACGATAGATTCAATGACCGTATTCCCAAAATATACAGTGGGCGATACTACGTCTGTAGCTTATAACAGTATTGTGAATGGTATCAATTTTATTCAAGAAGAAGAATTTTTTAAGCCCAAGCAATTACAACCTTATATTCTCTTTGAAAAAGGACAAAAATATAACGCAAATACAGCAAGGCTTACTAGCAATAGGCTGTCATCTATCGGTAGTTACAAATACGTAAATATTCAATTTAAGGAAAAGGATACCATAGCAGGCAGTGATGGTTCTGGAGCTCTAGATATGGATATATTTCTTTCTCCACTTACGAAAAGATCCGTACGTGCAGAACTCCAAGGGGTTACTAAGTCTAACGGATTTGCCGGACCAGGAATATCTGTATCCTACAATAACAGAAACGTATTTGGGGCAGGAGAAACTTTGAGCATTACAGGTAGCTTTTCTTATGAAACACAACTATCCGGAGGAAGCAATACTGGCCTGAGTAGTATTTCTGGAGGATTAAAAACAGATCTAATTATACCGAGACTCGTACCTTTTTCTCCCAGCAGATTTAAGTATAACGTTCCGAAAACAAAGATTAGTTTAGGAGTTGATTTTCTGGATAGAAGTCAGCTATACACCCTTACCTCTTTCAACACATCTTATGGATATACTTGGAATGCGAATAAATACGTTTATCACGAACTAAACCCTATCAGTATTAATTACGTGAATTTAGCGAATACTACGGATGAATTTGATCAAATTCTAGATGACAATCCGTATTTAAAAAGTAGTTTTGAACAACAGTTCATTGCGGGTCTTAATTATAAATTTACCTATAATGAATTGGTAGATGAAAATAAGTCTCATCCTATCTATTTTGCCACGAGTTTAGATATTGCGGGGAATGCTTTAAATCTTTTAAATGGAGGCAAGGAAACCGCTTTCGGTCTAGATTATGCACAGTACGCCAAAATGGATGTGGATTTTCGCTATTATCTAAGGTGGAAAAATGAGCAAACGTTTATTACCAGATTGTATGCTGGTCTGGGTGTTCCGTATGGCAACTCCTCTACCCTTCCTTTCGTAAAACAATTTTTCTCAGGAGGCCCTTATAGCGTAAGAGCTTTTCAGATACGCTCTTTAGGCCCCGGTACTTTCGTCGCGGAAGATGATGATGATTCTTCCTATTTTGATCAATCAGGAAATATACAACTAGAGGGAAATTTAGAATACCGCTTTCCTATCTTCTCTTATCTAAAAGGAGCCTTATTTGCGGATGTTGGAAATGTATGGCTAACCTATGAACCTGAAATTTCTGAGGATGAGACCGACGAAGGGATTGCTTTAATTGAACGCTTAAAAACTCAGGGTAAATTTGACAAAGACTGGATCAAAGAATTAGGCGCTGGTGTTGGTTTTGGATTACGGGTAGATATACAAAGCTTTGTTATAAGACTAGATCTAGCTTCGCCAATACGCGTGCCCTACTTACCAGAAGGAGAGCGCAGCAGAATCCCCTTTTTTGATGGAGGTGATGATAACCTAATGTTTAATTTTGCGATTGGATACCCTTTTTAA
- a CDS encoding CIA30 family protein has product MKPLPVYTFETNKITSQWSVIDDAVMGGKSSGSFFINENGKGVFEGNVSLENNGGFSSLRYQFATIETSSYTKLKIVLKGDGKRYKFRVKAKQTDKHSYTTYFNTSGVWETIEIALDKLTPAFRGTPLNLPNYDQQSIEELAFLIGNKKEEHFILEIDRIELI; this is encoded by the coding sequence ATGAAACCTTTACCTGTCTATACTTTTGAAACCAACAAAATTACGTCACAATGGTCTGTAATAGATGATGCAGTGATGGGAGGAAAATCTTCTGGATCATTTTTCATCAATGAAAATGGTAAAGGAGTTTTTGAGGGAAATGTGTCTTTAGAAAACAATGGAGGTTTTTCTTCTCTACGGTATCAGTTTGCTACCATTGAAACATCCTCCTACACTAAACTAAAAATAGTTTTAAAAGGAGATGGGAAAAGGTATAAATTTAGAGTAAAGGCAAAACAAACGGACAAACATTCTTATACGACTTATTTCAACACTTCTGGAGTATGGGAGACTATAGAAATAGCTTTAGATAAGCTAACTCCCGCCTTTAGAGGAACTCCCTTAAACCTACCCAACTATGATCAGCAAAGCATAGAAGAGTTGGCCTTTCTAATAGGGAATAAAAAAGAAGAGCACTTTATTTTAGAAATTGACCGCATAGAATTAATTTAA
- a CDS encoding glutathione peroxidase — MKLTTKAKIAPAKDNMLKNHSIYDIPINDLNGVPISLEDFKGKKLLFVNVASECGFTKQYKELQSLSDTYKDNLVVMGSPCNQFGGQEPGETSEIEEFCSLKFGVKFLLTEKIEVKGAKQHPLYAWLTSKSLNGKKNSSVRWNFQKYLVDDAGQFTDYYYSITKPLSSKITKHIK, encoded by the coding sequence ATGAAGTTAACGACTAAAGCTAAAATTGCTCCAGCAAAAGATAATATGCTTAAAAATCATTCTATTTATGATATTCCTATTAATGATTTGAACGGAGTTCCAATTTCTTTGGAAGATTTTAAGGGAAAGAAATTACTTTTTGTGAATGTGGCGTCTGAATGCGGATTTACAAAACAATACAAAGAATTACAAAGTCTTAGTGATACCTATAAAGATAACTTAGTTGTCATGGGCTCTCCTTGCAACCAATTTGGAGGTCAAGAACCCGGTGAAACCTCGGAAATTGAAGAATTCTGTAGCTTAAAATTTGGTGTCAAGTTTTTACTTACGGAAAAAATAGAAGTAAAAGGTGCTAAACAACATCCATTGTATGCTTGGCTTACTTCTAAATCATTAAATGGAAAAAAGAACTCTAGTGTAAGATGGAATTTTCAAAAGTACTTAGTAGATGACGCAGGGCAATTTACAGATTACTATTATTCTATTACAAAGCCTTTAAGCTCAAAAATAACAAAGCATATAAAATAA
- a CDS encoding NAD(P)/FAD-dependent oxidoreductase codes for MKQQGPKIHIIGAGISGLIAAQVLEEAGFSPVVLEATDTIGGRVKTELFQGHQLDHGFQVLLTAYPAAQKYLDYKALELQKFLPGATIFKNTRQVNIGDPLREISLLFSTLFSDIGSFSDKLLILKLNSFLKKKSLTAIFSSKEQTTLAYLTDFGFSSKMISNFFSPFFSGIFLETNLATSSRMFEFVYKMFGEGHAALPKAGIGAIPKQLSKKLKNTSFKFNTKVKIVADTEIELNDGTRLATDFTIVTTEPSILIPRLKSQETQWKSCYALYFESDKRHIQKPLIGLLPENNTLINNIFYPSSLATTATKELLSVTVIDSQNLSEEALIENVQLELKEYCGMESLSFLKLYHIPKALPKLDDLRYDMPASETRLTSGIFLAGDTQLNGSLNAAMLSGERAALGVVEAISGTMLS; via the coding sequence ATGAAACAACAGGGACCAAAAATACATATTATCGGTGCCGGCATAAGCGGTTTAATTGCGGCGCAGGTTCTTGAAGAAGCTGGCTTCTCCCCTGTTGTATTAGAAGCTACAGACACTATTGGCGGAAGAGTAAAAACAGAACTATTCCAAGGACACCAGTTAGATCATGGTTTTCAGGTATTATTAACAGCTTATCCTGCAGCACAAAAATATTTAGATTACAAAGCTTTAGAATTACAGAAATTCCTACCTGGAGCTACGATTTTTAAGAATACAAGGCAGGTGAATATTGGAGACCCACTTCGTGAAATCTCGTTGCTTTTTTCTACATTATTTTCTGATATAGGGAGTTTCTCAGATAAACTTTTAATCTTAAAACTAAATAGTTTTTTGAAGAAAAAATCACTTACAGCTATATTTTCTAGTAAAGAACAAACTACTTTAGCATACTTGACCGATTTTGGCTTTTCTTCTAAAATGATTTCCAATTTCTTTAGTCCGTTTTTTAGTGGAATTTTCTTAGAAACAAACCTAGCTACCTCTAGCAGAATGTTTGAGTTTGTCTATAAAATGTTTGGAGAAGGTCATGCTGCCTTGCCTAAAGCTGGGATCGGAGCGATTCCTAAGCAACTATCTAAGAAATTAAAAAATACATCCTTTAAATTCAATACAAAGGTTAAGATTGTAGCTGATACTGAAATAGAACTTAACGATGGTACAAGATTAGCAACTGATTTTACGATAGTTACCACAGAACCGAGTATATTAATTCCTAGACTAAAAAGTCAGGAAACGCAATGGAAGTCTTGTTATGCCTTGTATTTTGAATCGGATAAAAGACATATTCAAAAACCATTGATTGGTCTACTTCCTGAAAATAATACGCTAATTAATAACATTTTTTACCCTTCTAGTTTAGCTACTACTGCTACTAAAGAGTTATTGTCTGTAACCGTCATAGATTCCCAGAATTTGTCTGAGGAAGCACTCATTGAAAACGTACAATTAGAATTAAAAGAATATTGTGGTATGGAATCCCTAAGCTTCCTGAAATTATACCATATCCCCAAAGCACTACCTAAATTAGATGATTTACGCTACGATATGCCTGCCTCTGAAACACGATTAACTTCTGGAATTTTTCTAGCTGGAGACACCCAATTAAACGGCTCATTGAATGCTGCAATGTTATCGGGAGAAAGAGCTGCTTTAGGAGTTGTAGAAGCAATTTCAGGAACAATGTTATCCTAA